Proteins from a genomic interval of Undibacterium parvum:
- a CDS encoding HIT family protein has product MGVTLACELCAAAGGELLHATEKWRVVLVDDANYPGFCRVIWNAHVKEMTDLSEPERNELMAAVWIVEQAVRDVMLPHKINLASFGNMVPHMHWHIIPRYAEDAHFPHPVWAVAKPVLPDVSARLALLPMLREELLKRLK; this is encoded by the coding sequence ATTGGTGTGACGCTAGCCTGTGAATTATGCGCGGCCGCTGGCGGCGAACTGCTGCACGCCACTGAAAAGTGGCGGGTCGTGCTGGTGGATGATGCCAATTACCCGGGATTTTGCCGGGTCATCTGGAACGCGCATGTCAAGGAAATGACTGATTTATCCGAGCCTGAGCGTAACGAGCTGATGGCAGCGGTCTGGATCGTCGAGCAAGCGGTGCGTGACGTCATGCTGCCGCATAAGATTAATCTGGCCAGTTTTGGCAATATGGTGCCGCATATGCATTGGCATATCATCCCTCGCTATGCAGAGGATGCGCATTTCCCTCATCCGGTATGGGCCGTCGCCAAGCCCGTCTTGCCTGATGTTAGTGCTAGATTGGCCTTATTGCCTATGCTGCGCGAAGAATTGTTAAAGCGCCTAAAATAA
- a CDS encoding gamma-butyrobetaine hydroxylase-like domain-containing protein, with protein MNAPKKLIPTPAPTALNVRTQSRVLEINFDDGKEFSLPFELLRVYSPSAEVRGHGIGQETLQTGKREIAMTGLEPVGNYAVKPLFSDGHESGIFSWDYLYWLGDNQGSLWLDYMERLHAAGHPEDSGRDFTAQIKSGGSCGSKH; from the coding sequence ATGAACGCGCCAAAAAAATTGATCCCCACCCCAGCGCCTACCGCGCTCAACGTCCGTACCCAGTCGCGCGTACTGGAAATAAATTTTGACGATGGTAAAGAGTTTTCCCTGCCGTTCGAATTATTGCGCGTGTATTCGCCTTCGGCTGAAGTGCGCGGGCATGGCATAGGCCAGGAAACGCTACAAACCGGTAAGCGCGAAATAGCTATGACAGGTTTGGAACCAGTTGGTAATTACGCGGTCAAACCCCTGTTCTCAGACGGCCATGAGTCTGGAATTTTCTCCTGGGATTACTTGTATTGGTTAGGTGATAACCAAGGCAGTCTGTGGCTAGATTACATGGAAAGACTGCATGCAGCCGGACATCCTGAAGATAGTGGCCGTGATTTTACGGCACAGATCAAGTCTGGCGGCTCTTGCGGAAGCAAGCATTAA
- the ubiE gene encoding bifunctional demethylmenaquinone methyltransferase/2-methoxy-6-polyprenyl-1,4-benzoquinol methylase UbiE, giving the protein MSNTTHFGYATVEEDQKVHEVAKVFHSVAAKYDVMNDLMSAGLHRVWKIFTIAQAGVRPGFKVLDIAGGTGDLAKEFVKQAGKSGEVWHTDINESMLRVGRDRLLNKGLITPTLLCDAEKLPFPDNYFDRVSVAFGLRNMTHKDQALAEMRRVLKPGGKLLVLEFSKVPEIMQKPYDLYSFKVLPWLGQKIANDSESYRYLAESIRMHPDQETLKGMMQEAGLERVEYFNLTAGVAALHVGVKF; this is encoded by the coding sequence ATGAGCAATACCACCCATTTCGGTTACGCTACCGTAGAAGAAGATCAAAAAGTCCACGAAGTGGCAAAGGTCTTCCATTCGGTCGCGGCTAAATACGATGTCATGAACGACTTGATGTCGGCTGGTTTGCATCGCGTCTGGAAAATTTTCACGATCGCGCAGGCGGGCGTGCGTCCGGGCTTTAAAGTGCTCGATATTGCTGGCGGTACCGGCGATCTGGCCAAAGAATTTGTCAAGCAAGCCGGCAAGAGTGGTGAAGTCTGGCATACCGATATCAATGAGTCCATGTTAAGAGTCGGGCGCGACAGGCTCTTGAATAAAGGTCTGATCACCCCCACTTTATTATGTGACGCAGAAAAATTACCGTTCCCGGATAATTACTTTGACCGTGTTAGCGTGGCTTTTGGTTTGCGCAATATGACGCACAAGGATCAGGCTTTGGCAGAAATGCGCCGGGTCTTGAAACCAGGCGGAAAATTACTGGTACTGGAATTTTCCAAGGTGCCGGAGATTATGCAAAAACCTTATGATCTTTACTCATTCAAGGTCTTGCCTTGGCTGGGACAAAAAATCGCCAATGACTCGGAAAGTTACCGTTATCTGGCAGAATCGATACGCATGCATCCAGATCAGGAAACTTTGAAGGGCATGATGCAAGAGGCAGGCTTGGAAAGAGTTGAATATTTTAATTTGACCGCAGGTGTCGCTGCGCTGCATGTAGGCGTTAAGTTTTAA
- a CDS encoding Tim44 domain-containing protein, translated as MKKFLFAMMLMAGALSMTIADAEAKRMGGGGSAGRQSSNVSRQAAPAAPSQAKPAAAPNAAPGATPPKPASPWKGIVGGLIGGALLGAMFSHLGLGAGLASALGSILPMLLLAGAAFFLYRMYQNRKGGGAAPSAFSQPSYAGASSTALPEIGSRIEPQSFQSNSSSFGSAAAGSAADQGTWSIPADFDVPGFLRNAKTYFIRLQAAWDKADINDIREFTTAEMFAEIKLQIQERGATANVTDVVTVDAELLGLETVGNEYLASVKFSGMIKEDANAPAEAFKEVWNLTKPLNGQGGWTLAGIQQL; from the coding sequence ATGAAGAAATTTCTATTCGCAATGATGTTGATGGCGGGTGCCTTGAGCATGACGATCGCTGATGCCGAAGCCAAGCGCATGGGTGGTGGCGGCTCGGCTGGACGCCAATCAAGCAATGTCTCACGTCAGGCGGCTCCTGCTGCACCTAGTCAGGCTAAACCTGCTGCGGCTCCCAATGCGGCACCAGGTGCGACTCCACCGAAACCGGCTAGTCCTTGGAAGGGTATCGTCGGCGGTTTGATCGGCGGTGCCTTATTGGGCGCGATGTTCTCGCATTTAGGTTTGGGTGCTGGCTTGGCGAGTGCTTTGGGCTCTATCTTGCCGATGTTGCTGTTGGCTGGCGCTGCCTTCTTCCTGTATCGCATGTACCAAAATCGTAAAGGCGGCGGCGCTGCGCCTTCGGCTTTTTCTCAGCCGTCCTACGCTGGCGCCTCATCGACGGCCTTGCCTGAGATCGGTTCGCGTATAGAGCCACAGTCTTTCCAATCGAACTCATCGAGCTTCGGTTCTGCCGCTGCCGGCAGTGCTGCAGATCAGGGCACCTGGAGTATTCCTGCTGATTTCGATGTGCCAGGCTTCTTACGCAATGCCAAGACCTATTTTATTCGCTTGCAAGCAGCATGGGATAAGGCCGACATCAACGATATTCGTGAGTTCACGACCGCCGAGATGTTTGCTGAAATTAAATTGCAAATTCAAGAGCGCGGCGCTACTGCCAATGTGACTGACGTGGTCACGGTCGATGCGGAGTTGCTCGGTCTTGAGACCGTAGGCAATGAGTATCTGGCCAGCGTTAAGTTTAGCGGCATGATCAAAGAAGACGCCAATGCCCCAGCAGAAGCCTTTAAAGAAGTCTGGAATCTGACTAAGCCTTTGAATGGTCAAGGCGGTTGGACTTTGGCAGGCATACAACAACTGTAA
- a CDS encoding ubiquinone biosynthesis accessory factor UbiJ — protein MIPLSPPFALFVNHLLAQESWARSKLQKHAGKVACIDLQLFSLSLQISGDGLLQAAASEALADVTIRLQAADLPLIAQNREHAFSYVKIEGDADFANSISHLSQNLRWEAEEDLSKLFGDVAALRMVNTAKSLFETVKQAHQNLQENLAEYFLEEQPMLVRPVAVQAFGAEVNKIRDDTERLMKRIAKLERSL, from the coding sequence ATGATTCCTCTCTCTCCACCCTTCGCTCTCTTCGTGAATCACTTGCTGGCGCAAGAATCCTGGGCCAGAAGTAAATTGCAAAAACACGCAGGCAAGGTCGCCTGCATCGATCTGCAACTGTTTTCCCTTAGCCTACAAATTAGTGGCGATGGTCTGCTGCAAGCGGCTGCTAGCGAGGCGCTTGCGGATGTCACGATACGCCTGCAAGCGGCCGATCTGCCCTTGATTGCGCAAAACCGTGAGCACGCTTTTTCTTACGTGAAAATCGAAGGCGATGCCGATTTTGCCAACAGCATCTCGCATCTGAGCCAAAACCTGCGCTGGGAAGCAGAAGAAGATCTGAGTAAATTATTCGGTGATGTGGCAGCGCTACGCATGGTGAACACCGCAAAATCTCTGTTCGAGACGGTCAAGCAAGCCCATCAAAACCTGCAAGAGAATCTGGCAGAATATTTTCTGGAAGAGCAGCCCATGCTGGTGCGCCCGGTGGCGGTGCAGGCATTTGGCGCAGAAGTAAATAAAATACGCGATGATACTGAGCGCCTCATGAAGCGTATCGCCAAATTAGAAAGGTCGTTGTAA
- the ubiB gene encoding ubiquinone biosynthesis regulatory protein kinase UbiB yields the protein MVLKFLRLLKIVRVAVRYGIDEIAMSGLPVPRTARFIEALLFWRDLSAPRGERLRKALEDLGPIFVKFGQVLSTRRDLMPPDIADELARLQDRVPAFDTDLAIAQIVKSLGAHPDQLFASFDRVPVASASIAQVHFATLKDGREAAVKVLRPGMKGAIDNDVALMQIAAGWLEFLWADGKRLKPKEVVAEFDKYLHDELDLMREAANGSQLRRNFADSDLLLVPEMYWDYCSPSVIVMQRMHGIPISQLDRLREAGVDLQKLSRDGVTIFFTQIFRDGFFHADMHPGNILVSTEPATFGRYIALDFGIVGTLNDFDKDYLSQNFLAFFQRDYKRVAEAHIESGWAPKETRVDELEAAVRACCEPIFDRPLKDISFGQILLRLFQTSRRFNVEVQPQLVLLQKTLLNIEGLGRQLDPELDLWKTAKPYLERWMSEQIGWRGLFEKLKAEAPRYSHIFPQLPRLAHQALTRAAEPPQNNAMLAALLLEQRATNRLLRTIIYFGAGLLAGLVLAQFFFRFVEY from the coding sequence ATGGTGTTGAAATTTTTAAGGCTGCTAAAGATCGTTAGAGTCGCGGTACGCTATGGTATTGATGAAATCGCCATGTCTGGTTTGCCTGTGCCGCGTACCGCCCGCTTCATCGAAGCTTTGCTGTTTTGGCGCGACCTGTCGGCGCCGCGTGGCGAGCGCCTGCGTAAGGCTTTAGAAGATCTCGGTCCTATCTTCGTTAAGTTCGGTCAGGTCTTGTCGACCCGCCGTGATCTGATGCCACCCGATATCGCCGATGAGCTAGCCCGCTTGCAAGACCGCGTGCCGGCTTTCGATACCGATCTGGCGATCGCCCAGATCGTCAAATCCTTAGGCGCGCATCCCGATCAATTGTTTGCTAGTTTTGATCGCGTACCGGTGGCCTCGGCTTCAATCGCGCAAGTCCATTTTGCCACCCTCAAAGACGGGCGCGAAGCTGCGGTTAAGGTGCTGCGTCCGGGCATGAAGGGCGCGATCGATAACGACGTCGCCCTGATGCAGATCGCGGCTGGCTGGCTGGAGTTTTTATGGGCCGACGGTAAACGCCTGAAACCCAAAGAAGTGGTGGCCGAGTTCGATAAATATCTGCACGATGAGTTAGATCTGATGCGTGAGGCCGCCAATGGTAGCCAGTTGCGTCGCAATTTTGCCGATTCTGATTTGCTGCTGGTGCCAGAGATGTACTGGGATTATTGCTCGCCCTCGGTGATCGTGATGCAGCGCATGCACGGCATCCCGATTTCGCAGCTGGATAGATTACGTGAAGCCGGTGTCGATCTGCAAAAACTCTCACGCGATGGTGTCACCATCTTTTTTACGCAGATCTTCCGCGACGGTTTTTTCCATGCCGATATGCATCCGGGTAACATCCTGGTTTCTACCGAACCTGCCACTTTTGGGCGCTATATCGCACTCGATTTCGGTATCGTCGGCACCCTCAATGACTTCGATAAAGACTATCTATCACAAAACTTTTTGGCCTTTTTTCAGCGCGATTACAAGCGCGTGGCCGAGGCGCACATAGAATCAGGCTGGGCTCCGAAAGAGACCCGCGTCGATGAATTAGAAGCGGCCGTGCGCGCCTGCTGCGAACCTATTTTCGATAGACCGCTGAAAGATATTTCTTTCGGTCAGATCTTGCTCAGACTGTTTCAGACCTCGCGCCGCTTCAATGTAGAAGTGCAGCCGCAATTGGTCTTGCTGCAAAAAACTTTGTTGAATATTGAGGGCCTGGGGCGGCAACTTGACCCCGAACTCGATCTCTGGAAAACCGCCAAACCGTATCTGGAGCGCTGGATGAGCGAGCAAATCGGCTGGCGCGGCTTGTTTGAAAAACTCAAGGCCGAGGCACCGCGCTACAGCCATATCTTCCCGCAATTGCCGCGGCTAGCGCATCAAGCGCTGACGCGTGCTGCTGAGCCACCACAAAATAATGCGATGTTGGCGGCCTTGTTGCTTGAACAGCGTGCCACCAATCGCTTGTTGCGCACCATAATTTACTTCGGTGCAGGCCTGCTAGCCGGGCTAGTACTGGCGCAATTTTTCTTTCGCTTCGTCGAGTATTAA
- a CDS encoding methyltransferase, whose amino-acid sequence MQTFSGKDPMQPAFWDQRFEAQFMPWDKGGVPQDLQEFVRLAKQPMVSLIPGCGIGYEAAFLAQAGWDVTAIDFSPAAVASAKAAIGAWAKHVIEADFFQYQPAQSLDLIYERAFLCALPQAMRPAIASRWAALLPAGGILAGFFFLDDSAERSLKGPPFSITSADLQALLSPYFELQEQRAVSDSIPVFVGKESWQVWRRRSD is encoded by the coding sequence ATGCAGACATTTTCAGGCAAAGATCCTATGCAACCCGCCTTTTGGGACCAGCGCTTTGAGGCGCAGTTCATGCCCTGGGATAAGGGTGGCGTGCCGCAGGATTTGCAAGAATTTGTGCGCCTGGCAAAGCAGCCCATGGTGAGCCTGATACCCGGTTGCGGTATCGGCTACGAAGCGGCTTTTCTGGCGCAAGCTGGCTGGGATGTGACGGCCATCGATTTCTCACCGGCCGCTGTAGCCAGTGCCAAGGCCGCGATCGGCGCTTGGGCTAAGCACGTGATCGAGGCCGATTTTTTTCAATACCAGCCAGCGCAGAGCCTAGACTTGATCTACGAGCGCGCTTTCCTGTGCGCCCTGCCGCAAGCGATGCGGCCAGCAATCGCCAGCCGCTGGGCTGCATTATTACCGGCCGGTGGCATCCTTGCTGGTTTTTTCTTTCTCGATGATAGCGCCGAACGTAGTTTAAAAGGTCCACCGTTTAGCATCACTAGCGCCGATTTGCAGGCGCTGTTATCGCCGTATTTTGAATTGCAAGAACAGCGTGCCGTTAGCGATTCTATCCCCGTGTTTGTCGGCAAAGAAAGCTGGCAAGTATGGCGACGCCGCAGTGATTAA
- a CDS encoding 3'-5' exonuclease — protein MIKTDAPRFVPKGLIPTTEQVAIQLAKNKTVIIKANAGAAKTTTLALRIGEAIARKLEPENILALVFTPEAKEVLKKRLLEIGIPATTAARLHVASFNDFASEVLEKIELRKVPYLPHSKDLKDYVIAAMENLSDKCSEQRSDQYGDQVEFLEISTHSLAISQFINAQLAMKAKMSLLGDFESMELEEVSTLLGVQLAEYLTAIEYELIRLGNDDRVLFRGPFDASYDLARILDAEPYTKNLLPRYRLILCDELHDLNEASFRILLHLIDPSYTYFVGAGDKDQVIHSKLGASDEYINSRFKMSFPAMVSYPLTNCYRHGPHLAYAMEAFKNKPIESPLALRTEISQLTYDMQENGDNSACAAQVISAIQRWHKAKHAISACAILVRERHQSIAIENALMQADIAYHTLEMKSYLQREEILFLRGVIAIALKNFGSVKSKKIRGEIFDALLIFAEISLAPGENIEDFRASAIDTEHTPEALSWFFAGRLSQDGSKELRQRLHTLLEQLQASAKTQSAELVLGELNSALAGLLDYVRAAVVHGLESQVFGEVEDRLQEITAYLQRSILASEAALLLRELRNSLLSLQNSLDRSVEQGVKNRMVAVVAYVASLDADTPADAVLREICRLIDIQALAKRLYVHAYDAMVVSKSVQGFIAAAAQTKMNLRDFSVWIGAADEFISARKTKQSVLLECAANAKGKEFDHVILPYLEKSEFPFAGQTSTEEENLFYVAATRAKLCLTLISPKEEAQRSPYIARMKISGSKARADAAVDKNGEQLSGPNNNTRIEFKANGDDWALAKSLGANWDFARKVFYLKEDQDPMPFVKWLRSLDRF, from the coding sequence ATGATAAAAACCGATGCCCCGCGCTTCGTCCCCAAGGGCTTAATCCCTACCACCGAACAAGTGGCGATCCAGCTGGCCAAAAATAAGACGGTCATCATCAAGGCCAATGCCGGTGCCGCTAAAACCACCACACTGGCGCTACGCATAGGTGAGGCGATCGCGCGCAAGCTAGAACCCGAAAATATTCTGGCGCTGGTGTTTACGCCAGAAGCTAAAGAGGTCTTAAAAAAACGCCTGCTGGAAATCGGCATACCGGCCACCACCGCCGCCCGCCTGCACGTCGCCAGCTTTAATGATTTTGCCAGTGAGGTGTTAGAGAAAATAGAGCTGCGCAAAGTACCGTACCTGCCGCACAGTAAAGATCTGAAAGACTATGTGATCGCGGCGATGGAAAATCTCAGCGATAAGTGCAGTGAACAACGCAGTGATCAATACGGCGACCAGGTCGAATTTTTAGAGATCAGCACGCATAGTCTGGCGATCAGCCAATTCATCAACGCGCAATTGGCGATGAAGGCTAAGATGTCGCTGCTAGGCGATTTTGAATCGATGGAGCTGGAAGAAGTCAGCACCCTGCTCGGGGTACAACTGGCCGAATATCTGACAGCCATCGAGTATGAGCTAATCCGCCTTGGGAATGATGACCGGGTGCTGTTTCGCGGCCCGTTTGATGCCAGTTACGATCTGGCAAGGATACTTGATGCCGAGCCGTACACCAAAAATCTGCTACCGCGCTATCGCCTGATTTTATGCGATGAGTTGCACGATCTCAATGAGGCATCGTTCCGCATCTTGCTGCATTTGATCGATCCTAGTTATACCTATTTTGTCGGTGCCGGTGATAAGGATCAAGTCATCCATTCCAAGCTCGGCGCCAGTGACGAATACATCAATAGCCGCTTCAAAATGAGCTTTCCGGCCATGGTCAGCTACCCGCTTACCAACTGCTACCGGCATGGCCCGCATCTGGCCTACGCCATGGAGGCGTTTAAAAATAAGCCTATAGAATCACCGCTGGCGCTGCGCACCGAGATCAGTCAGCTCACTTACGATATGCAAGAAAATGGCGATAACAGTGCCTGTGCGGCACAGGTGATAAGCGCCATACAGCGCTGGCATAAGGCCAAACATGCTATTAGTGCTTGCGCGATTCTGGTACGCGAAAGGCATCAGTCTATCGCCATAGAAAACGCCCTGATGCAAGCCGATATTGCCTATCACACGTTGGAGATGAAGAGCTATTTGCAACGCGAAGAGATTTTGTTTTTGCGCGGAGTGATTGCAATCGCTTTGAAAAATTTCGGCAGCGTTAAATCGAAAAAAATCCGTGGCGAGATCTTTGATGCGCTCTTGATTTTTGCCGAAATCAGTCTGGCACCGGGCGAGAATATTGAAGACTTCCGCGCCAGCGCGATCGACACCGAACATACGCCAGAAGCGCTCAGCTGGTTCTTCGCTGGCCGTCTGAGTCAGGATGGCAGTAAGGAGCTCAGGCAACGTCTGCACACCCTGCTGGAGCAGTTGCAAGCTAGCGCAAAAACGCAGAGCGCCGAGCTGGTTTTGGGTGAACTCAATAGCGCGCTGGCGGGCTTACTCGACTATGTGCGTGCGGCCGTAGTGCATGGCCTAGAGTCGCAGGTGTTTGGCGAAGTCGAAGACAGGCTGCAAGAAATTACTGCCTACCTGCAGCGCAGTATTTTGGCCTCAGAAGCGGCGTTGCTATTGCGCGAATTACGCAATAGTCTGCTCAGTCTGCAAAACAGCCTGGATCGCAGCGTAGAGCAGGGCGTCAAGAATCGTATGGTGGCGGTGGTGGCGTATGTCGCCAGCCTGGATGCCGATACGCCAGCCGATGCGGTGTTGCGCGAGATCTGCCGGCTGATCGATATACAAGCGCTGGCCAAGCGCCTGTATGTGCACGCTTACGACGCCATGGTGGTGAGCAAATCGGTGCAAGGTTTTATCGCGGCAGCGGCGCAAACCAAAATGAATCTGCGCGATTTTTCAGTCTGGATAGGCGCCGCCGACGAGTTTATTTCGGCCCGTAAAACCAAGCAATCTGTGTTGCTAGAATGCGCTGCCAACGCCAAGGGCAAAGAGTTCGATCACGTGATCTTGCCTTATCTTGAGAAGAGCGAATTCCCTTTCGCCGGACAGACTTCTACCGAAGAAGAGAATCTGTTTTATGTCGCCGCCACCCGCGCCAAATTGTGCCTGACGCTAATCAGCCCGAAAGAAGAAGCGCAACGCAGCCCCTACATCGCGCGCATGAAAATCAGCGGCAGTAAAGCCCGCGCTGATGCCGCAGTCGACAAAAACGGCGAGCAACTAAGCGGCCCGAACAACAATACCCGCATAGAATTTAAAGCCAATGGCGATGATTGGGCGCTGGCAAAATCGCTAGGCGCGAATTGGGATTTCGCCCGCAAGGTGTTCTACCTAAAAGAAGACCAAGACCCCATGCCCTTCGTCAAGTGGCTACGCAGTCTGGATAGGTTTTAG
- a CDS encoding restriction endonuclease, with translation MAIPDYQTLMLPLLRLAGDEKEHRFREAVDQLSTEFNISDEERSTMLPSGTAPLFDNRVGWARTYLKQASLIESRKRGFFHITQRGKTLLATNPMRVDNSTLEQYPEYLAFKLRRGEEKAITLSPTQNLPTTQKSVFESSDSTPEELFSQAYLRLRNNLESELLEQVKASSPAFFERLVIDLLVGMGYGGSRQDAGRAIGKSGDGGIDGIIKEDKLGLDAIYIQAKRWEGTVGRPEIQKFAGALQGQRANKGVFITTSTFSREAEEYVGLISSKIILITGEQLTSLMVEHNVGVSPISKFELKRIDSDYFEGENI, from the coding sequence GTGGCAATTCCTGACTACCAAACACTAATGCTCCCATTGCTGCGCCTGGCGGGAGATGAAAAAGAGCATCGCTTCCGCGAGGCAGTCGATCAACTATCCACAGAATTTAACATTTCTGACGAAGAGCGAAGCACGATGCTTCCAAGTGGGACCGCACCTTTGTTTGACAACCGAGTCGGATGGGCCAGAACTTATCTAAAGCAAGCCTCTCTCATTGAGTCTCGAAAACGCGGTTTTTTTCACATTACTCAACGCGGCAAGACTCTTTTAGCGACAAATCCTATGCGCGTAGATAATTCCACTTTAGAACAATACCCAGAATATCTGGCTTTCAAACTTCGACGAGGTGAAGAAAAAGCAATTACTCTTTCTCCGACTCAAAATCTACCCACAACTCAAAAATCAGTCTTTGAGTCATCGGACTCTACGCCGGAGGAATTGTTCTCTCAGGCTTACCTGCGACTACGTAACAATCTCGAATCTGAGCTACTTGAGCAAGTTAAGGCTTCGTCTCCTGCCTTTTTTGAGAGACTGGTTATCGACCTTTTAGTTGGCATGGGCTATGGGGGTTCCCGTCAAGATGCAGGAAGAGCCATCGGTAAAAGCGGTGACGGCGGAATTGACGGGATTATTAAAGAAGACAAGCTGGGGCTTGACGCAATCTATATTCAGGCAAAACGTTGGGAAGGAACTGTTGGCAGGCCTGAAATACAAAAATTTGCGGGAGCACTGCAAGGCCAGCGTGCCAACAAAGGCGTATTCATCACCACATCGACATTCTCAAGAGAGGCCGAAGAATACGTTGGCCTTATTTCCTCAAAAATTATTCTTATTACAGGTGAGCAGTTGACCTCGCTTATGGTTGAACACAATGTAGGAGTATCACCAATCAGTAAGTTTGAACTTAAACGAATCGACTCAGATTACTTCGAAGGTGAAAATATTTGA
- a CDS encoding S41 family peptidase has protein sequence MMPFSTSFASRYSSAAMLVFALLSAVAPLAFSAQPADNPQSPVLPKSAADWRHAAIIDIDEAYQLSLENHPGVYDTANPDFLKNLQAAKAAGLALAVRVEDAAGYVAATQAFNVRIHDGHAGMSHNLDAQQLPAERWPGFITVWRGDALYVYAAETGGPSVGAEVLACDAKPIKQIISTNVFGFQGRSDEAGHWWVRAPRVFLDRGNPFLVLPKRCQFSLNGKRSQDSLVWKALSQQASKWRTESYNGEQLEVGMSEPRKKLFWLAMPTFAPDEKQREAYRLMLKGLSEHRQKFLEADAVVLDLRQNQGGSSEWSQSFAQALWGKSRVDRRVAAYGAKTEVWWRASPGNTDFVTGLVEVLTQQKQIEGAQWAKIQSEGMQAALARGDKFFVEVEPALPGAADAKLDVKLDVKADVFGDPPAFKVPVYVIVPGQCASACLDAIDVFSLFSNTSLIGAPSSADSTYMDVRTQLLTSGLAEVIIPNKVYVNRPRKNGQVYLPAIYIKDLEWSNANLLKTVEADLIRRKQ, from the coding sequence ATGATGCCATTTTCGACTTCCTTCGCTTCTCGTTACAGCTCGGCTGCGATGCTGGTTTTTGCTTTGCTCAGTGCTGTAGCGCCGCTTGCGTTTAGTGCTCAGCCTGCTGACAATCCTCAGAGCCCTGTCCTGCCAAAGAGCGCTGCCGATTGGCGGCATGCGGCGATTATTGATATCGATGAAGCGTATCAATTGAGTTTGGAAAACCATCCCGGCGTTTACGATACGGCTAATCCTGATTTCTTAAAGAATTTGCAGGCGGCTAAAGCGGCTGGCTTGGCTTTGGCGGTGAGGGTGGAGGATGCGGCTGGGTATGTGGCCGCGACTCAGGCTTTTAATGTGCGGATACACGATGGGCATGCCGGTATGTCGCATAACCTGGATGCCCAACAGTTGCCTGCAGAGCGCTGGCCTGGCTTTATTACCGTGTGGCGCGGCGATGCTCTGTATGTGTATGCTGCCGAGACAGGTGGGCCGTCTGTGGGGGCCGAAGTGTTGGCCTGCGATGCTAAGCCTATCAAGCAAATTATCAGTACCAATGTGTTCGGCTTTCAGGGCCGTAGTGATGAGGCTGGTCACTGGTGGGTGCGGGCACCGCGGGTATTTTTAGATAGAGGAAATCCTTTTCTGGTGTTGCCGAAACGCTGCCAATTTAGTTTGAATGGCAAGCGCTCGCAGGATAGTTTAGTCTGGAAAGCGTTGAGCCAACAAGCGAGTAAATGGAGGACGGAAAGCTATAACGGTGAGCAACTCGAGGTTGGTATGAGTGAGCCGCGCAAAAAATTATTTTGGCTGGCTATGCCCACTTTTGCGCCGGATGAAAAACAGCGCGAGGCGTATCGCCTGATGCTCAAAGGCCTGAGCGAGCATAGGCAGAAGTTTCTTGAGGCCGATGCGGTGGTGCTCGATCTGCGCCAGAATCAGGGCGGCTCGTCTGAGTGGAGTCAGTCATTTGCACAAGCTCTGTGGGGTAAGAGCAGGGTCGATAGGCGTGTGGCCGCATATGGTGCCAAGACTGAAGTCTGGTGGCGTGCGTCGCCAGGGAATACTGATTTTGTGACGGGTTTGGTCGAGGTACTGACGCAGCAAAAACAAATCGAAGGCGCGCAATGGGCGAAAATCCAAAGCGAGGGCATGCAGGCTGCGCTGGCGCGTGGGGATAAATTTTTTGTTGAGGTTGAGCCTGCGCTGCCTGGCGCTGCCGACGCTAAGCTTGATGTTAAGCTTGACGTGAAGGCCGATGTGTTTGGCGATCCGCCGGCTTTTAAGGTGCCGGTGTATGTGATCGTGCCCGGTCAATGCGCCAGCGCTTGTCTCGATGCGATCGACGTGTTTAGTCTGTTTTCTAACACCAGCTTGATCGGTGCGCCTAGCTCGGCCGACTCTACTTACATGGATGTGCGCACGCAATTACTGACTTCGGGATTGGCCGAGGTGATCATCCCCAATAAGGTCTACGTGAATCGCCCTAGAAAGAATGGCCAGGTGTATTTACCTGCGATCTATATCAAGGATCTAGAGTGGTCAAACGCCAATTTATTGAAGACGGTGGAAGCTGATTTAATACGACGCAAGCAGTGA